In Spirosoma aureum, a single genomic region encodes these proteins:
- a CDS encoding PAS domain S-box protein, with product MNPTNPLKTNNLKDDLATAQKGVLVFQAIRSPDGALTDLLLTKINNRAELDLGRQTKDLLGQSLHQLLPHLVKTGVINHFHQVMETEQPAHIDQLFALCDRMEDAWRNVSAIKQDDCLVISYDPTVQISKDTSQLSDRLQEVIDGFDLNVTILEPVYDPQGEIHDFRFVMINEAGISMSGYSRQQLLGRTVSEIYPSTRRNGFFTHYVDTYQTGQLFTGEQFYPEYDCWRIEKITRISRGLMITYKDSLLPNHTEEEGSQQAQLIHTILENVPIGIAILRVVRGAKNSKNYYINFRITRVNSLLKDLFGKSTRALEGELLTDAFADANASGLLSRCMNGIERADVQEFEMPFVHNGKTNWYRIVITPQSELLMLTFTDITSIKQSLLAHHQQAEELRTVLDCSPNTIVAFDALRSREGQIVDFRCTFQNRIRRQGHGSANKPKAGSNPFNFSPQLRDKVLLARYADVVKTGRPFESKVMVREGQQVNWRDQTVVKSGDGVVVTITNKPAQSMSERSDSDHHKHFPSTSYEAIFATATIGIIICDQQGRIVLTNQLADRLLGYPAGEMDNLTIEQLVPSSVSHYHEKLRKSFNADPQVRPMGHNRDLHAQRKDGSVFPVEVSLSHFQLDDTLYVVAYIIDISVKKEAERQLLAHQSQIEQLNSELEEKVADRTQALLETLNQLKQSKEELTQALSVEQELGELKSRFVAMASHEFRSPLTALLNSATLIGKYTTSDQQDKREKHLARIRASVNHLNDILEEFLSVGKLEEGKIEAHPSSVDIAKLVSEVLTDLNATLKPGQTIQTHLSCLSPVWLDGSLLRKILVNLLSNALKYSEAGSVVQLRGSCLMGQLTLSVQDQGIGISAEDQEHLFERFFRATNVGNRTGTGLGLHIVGRYIDLMGGDISLQSEVNQGTTITISIPYEDAYASQ from the coding sequence ATGAACCCAACTAATCCTTTGAAAACCAATAACCTGAAAGATGACTTAGCCACAGCTCAGAAGGGTGTGCTGGTTTTTCAGGCCATTCGAAGCCCGGATGGAGCATTGACCGATCTGTTGCTGACCAAGATTAATAATCGGGCCGAACTTGACCTTGGCCGCCAGACTAAAGACCTGCTGGGACAGTCTCTCCATCAACTACTTCCTCATCTGGTGAAGACCGGCGTGATTAATCACTTTCACCAGGTAATGGAGACGGAACAACCAGCGCACATTGACCAGCTCTTTGCCCTATGTGATCGGATGGAGGACGCCTGGAGGAATGTATCGGCTATAAAACAGGACGACTGCCTGGTCATTTCGTATGATCCAACAGTTCAAATCAGCAAGGATACTAGTCAACTGAGTGATCGACTTCAGGAGGTTATTGATGGGTTCGATCTGAATGTCACCATTTTAGAACCTGTTTATGATCCGCAAGGGGAAATTCATGATTTTCGTTTTGTGATGATCAATGAAGCCGGAATTAGCATGAGTGGTTATTCCCGTCAGCAGCTTCTGGGCCGGACAGTATCAGAAATTTACCCATCTACACGCAGGAATGGTTTCTTTACGCACTATGTAGATACCTATCAAACGGGACAACTCTTTACGGGGGAACAGTTTTATCCCGAATATGATTGTTGGAGAATCGAGAAAATCACACGAATTTCGAGGGGGCTGATGATTACCTACAAGGATAGTTTACTCCCAAATCATACCGAAGAGGAAGGCAGTCAACAGGCACAACTCATACACACTATACTCGAAAACGTTCCGATAGGGATTGCTATTTTACGAGTAGTTCGCGGTGCAAAAAATAGCAAAAACTACTATATCAATTTTCGAATTACACGGGTCAATTCACTATTGAAAGACCTTTTTGGAAAATCGACCCGCGCGCTTGAGGGAGAATTACTAACCGATGCGTTTGCTGATGCGAATGCATCGGGCCTACTGAGTCGCTGTATGAATGGTATCGAGCGAGCTGACGTTCAGGAATTTGAAATGCCTTTTGTTCACAATGGCAAAACGAACTGGTATCGAATTGTCATCACTCCACAAAGTGAACTATTGATGTTGACATTCACTGACATCACCTCGATTAAACAGTCCCTACTGGCTCATCACCAGCAAGCTGAAGAACTTCGAACCGTACTCGACTGTTCACCAAATACCATCGTGGCGTTTGATGCCTTACGATCCAGGGAGGGTCAGATAGTCGATTTTCGGTGTACCTTTCAAAATAGGATTAGACGGCAGGGACATGGTTCTGCAAATAAACCGAAAGCGGGAAGTAATCCATTTAATTTTTCTCCACAACTGAGGGACAAAGTTCTGTTGGCCCGGTACGCCGACGTTGTCAAAACGGGTCGGCCTTTCGAGTCGAAAGTCATGGTTCGGGAGGGTCAGCAGGTAAACTGGCGGGATCAAACGGTGGTTAAAAGCGGGGATGGTGTTGTTGTAACGATCACAAACAAACCAGCACAATCCATGAGCGAACGTAGCGATTCTGATCACCATAAACATTTTCCATCGACAAGCTACGAAGCCATTTTCGCTACGGCCACAATTGGCATTATCATCTGCGATCAGCAAGGTCGAATTGTTTTGACCAATCAATTGGCTGATCGGTTGCTGGGTTACCCGGCGGGTGAGATGGACAATCTCACGATAGAACAACTTGTGCCTTCGAGTGTGAGCCACTACCACGAGAAACTCCGAAAGTCCTTCAACGCTGATCCTCAGGTACGGCCTATGGGTCACAATCGAGACCTGCATGCCCAGCGCAAAGATGGCTCGGTTTTTCCGGTTGAAGTCAGCTTGAGTCATTTCCAACTGGATGATACCTTGTATGTCGTCGCCTATATCATCGACATCAGTGTTAAAAAGGAGGCTGAACGGCAATTGCTGGCTCATCAGTCCCAGATTGAACAGCTCAATAGTGAGCTGGAAGAGAAAGTGGCCGATCGGACGCAGGCACTTCTGGAAACGCTAAACCAGTTAAAGCAATCAAAAGAAGAACTGACCCAGGCCCTGTCCGTCGAGCAGGAGTTGGGTGAATTGAAATCCCGCTTCGTAGCCATGGCTTCTCACGAGTTCCGATCTCCCTTAACCGCCCTACTCAATTCCGCCACCCTCATTGGGAAATATACAACAAGCGATCAACAGGATAAACGAGAGAAACATCTGGCCCGCATTCGGGCCTCCGTCAACCACCTTAATGATATCCTCGAAGAGTTTCTTTCGGTAGGCAAACTTGAGGAAGGCAAGATCGAAGCCCATCCTTCATCGGTGGATATTGCTAAACTGGTGAGTGAAGTACTGACCGATTTAAACGCTACGTTAAAACCCGGCCAAACGATACAGACGCACTTGTCCTGTCTGAGTCCAGTCTGGCTTGATGGTTCGCTGCTACGAAAAATCCTGGTTAATCTGCTCTCCAACGCCCTAAAGTACTCAGAGGCTGGTTCGGTTGTACAGCTTCGGGGGAGTTGCCTGATGGGTCAGTTGACACTGAGTGTTCAGGATCAAGGCATTGGGATTTCAGCCGAGGATCAGGAACACCTGTTCGAGCGGTTTTTCAGGGCGACAAACGTAGGCAACAGAACAGGTACTGGTTTGGGACTGCACATTGTAGGGCGTTATATCGACTTGATGGGCGGGGACATTTCCCTGCAAAGTGAAGTAAACCAGGGCACTACCATCACGATAAGCATTCCCTATGAAGACGCCTATGCTAGTCAATAA
- a CDS encoding response regulator, whose protein sequence is MLDILYIEDNLNEIDIFKRVLSHLVNPPSFTVLSNGSDAIDYLLQQGIYEDKTYPMPRLVLIDLNLPGQNGFEVIQQVRANTGTKYLPLLVYSISDLADDIRRAYNLGANAYLIKPQSYQEVSELMRRAIDFWLTPNQYVR, encoded by the coding sequence ATGCTGGACATTCTTTATATTGAAGATAACCTCAATGAGATAGACATTTTTAAACGAGTACTGAGCCACTTGGTAAATCCGCCAAGCTTCACCGTTTTGTCTAATGGTTCAGATGCCATCGATTATTTACTCCAGCAAGGAATCTACGAGGACAAGACCTACCCCATGCCTAGGCTGGTACTTATTGATCTTAATCTACCAGGCCAGAATGGCTTTGAGGTTATTCAGCAGGTACGGGCCAATACTGGAACCAAATATTTGCCCTTACTCGTGTACAGTATTTCTGACTTAGCCGACGATATACGTCGAGCCTATAACTTGGGTGCTAATGCCTATCTGATTAAGCCCCAGAGTTACCAGGAAGTCAGTGAACTGATGCGACGAGCCATCGACTTTTGGCTGACCCCAAACCAGTACGTACGCTAA
- a CDS encoding DUF998 domain-containing protein: MTVTRLVSTDFFEKNWLKKALLFCGIIASVLYISTDILAAVQWEDYSYADKSVSELRAIGAPTRPFLIPWLTLYALLEIAFGIGIWGASGRKLSLHITGGLLIGLGLVD; the protein is encoded by the coding sequence ATGACTGTGACAAGATTAGTTTCAACCGATTTTTTTGAAAAAAATTGGTTGAAAAAAGCGTTACTTTTCTGTGGCATTATCGCTTCCGTGCTTTATATCAGTACCGACATTCTTGCCGCTGTACAGTGGGAAGATTATAGTTATGCGGACAAATCGGTGAGCGAGCTGAGGGCAATCGGTGCTCCGACAAGACCTTTCCTGATTCCGTGGCTAACACTATATGCGCTGCTTGAAATTGCCTTCGGGATTGGCATCTGGGGAGCTTCAGGTCGTAAGCTATCACTGCATATAACAGGTGGTCTTTTGATCGGACTCGGGTTGGTTGATTAA
- a CDS encoding Hsp20/alpha crystallin family protein, whose translation MKPALRNSLLSAFPQLFDNNFFGTSFFQDNDIPAVNVREEADHFQLEVIAPGMKKEDFKLAMNDGTLTVSAETKSESEEKKDSYRRKEYSYKSFSRTFNLPEGLETDTAQANYADGVLKIDLKKKVAIPKPETKLIPID comes from the coding sequence ATGAAACCAGCCTTGCGTAACTCGCTGTTGTCAGCCTTTCCTCAACTCTTTGACAACAATTTTTTCGGCACCTCATTTTTCCAGGACAATGACATACCGGCGGTGAATGTCCGGGAAGAAGCCGACCATTTTCAATTGGAAGTCATCGCTCCAGGCATGAAAAAGGAGGATTTTAAACTGGCCATGAACGATGGTACACTCACCGTATCGGCCGAAACTAAATCGGAATCCGAAGAGAAAAAAGATTCATACCGTCGCAAAGAGTACAGCTACAAGTCTTTTAGCCGAACGTTTAACTTGCCGGAGGGTCTGGAAACCGACACTGCTCAGGCAAATTATGCCGATGGCGTACTAAAAATCGACCTGAAGAAAAAAGTAGCCATACCCAAACCAGAAACGAAACTCATTCCTATAGACTAG
- a CDS encoding YgaP family membrane protein produces the protein MIHNISKTDRILRTGMAITLLVLFSKTDGSLTMNWLLLAGSILLLSSSIIKYCPLYHLLDRSTHPKKKHS, from the coding sequence ATGATACATAACATTAGCAAAACCGATCGAATTCTGCGAACAGGCATGGCCATTACCCTGCTTGTACTCTTCTCAAAAACAGATGGAAGCTTAACCATGAACTGGTTACTGCTGGCTGGCTCCATTTTGCTGTTGAGTAGCAGTATCATTAAATATTGTCCTCTATATCATCTTTTGGATCGTTCGACCCATCCGAAAAAAAAACATAGCTGA
- a CDS encoding carbohydrate-binding domain-containing protein: MKASLFLLFVLYATTTYAIRYEFGDQVTISLPLDGDLYVAGGTVTINAPIRGDLIAVGGTITVNDSVTNDILLVGGTVILNGYVGDDIRCLGGSLQVLKGAGGDAILGGGTVTIDRDGIIDGSLLSAGGKMIISGQIMKEVVLTFGSLVLEGRVGETLRCQGATATLNGRVNGNAVISANEFNVGPNARFGQEVRYWRQKGKLAFGHAAPQNKIRFDNSLAIETGQGRPAILAILWFLSMALLMIYLIQYFFGNLMKAAGKTLTEKALPSVGAGFLFFIAVPVITVLAYATLVGVLLGVILTFAYIVALMLAMVITSVVAANVLSIRSGHQPWRRGRLVLTAFGVFILIQSLAMVPFIGWLATLLLVTMAFGAILLNINWKQPTQITTAQIQPALS; this comes from the coding sequence ATGAAAGCTAGTCTATTTCTTCTGTTCGTGCTGTATGCAACCACTACTTATGCTATTCGCTATGAGTTTGGTGATCAGGTTACGATTAGCCTACCTTTAGATGGAGATTTATACGTTGCGGGTGGTACAGTTACGATCAATGCACCAATTCGTGGCGATTTGATAGCTGTGGGTGGAACCATTACGGTTAATGATTCGGTCACGAATGATATTCTATTGGTTGGTGGTACGGTGATCCTGAATGGGTACGTAGGTGACGATATCCGTTGTCTGGGCGGTAGTTTGCAGGTACTCAAAGGTGCAGGCGGAGACGCCATCCTGGGAGGAGGTACTGTAACTATTGATCGGGATGGTATTATTGATGGGAGCCTGCTGTCAGCAGGGGGTAAAATGATTATTAGCGGGCAGATAATGAAAGAGGTAGTGCTAACCTTTGGCTCTCTGGTTCTTGAAGGTCGGGTAGGGGAAACATTACGCTGTCAGGGTGCAACCGCTACGCTTAATGGTCGTGTAAACGGAAACGCAGTGATATCCGCCAATGAATTTAACGTGGGTCCGAATGCCCGTTTTGGGCAGGAGGTACGCTATTGGAGACAGAAAGGCAAACTAGCGTTTGGGCATGCAGCGCCACAAAATAAAATCCGTTTTGACAACTCACTGGCAATAGAAACTGGACAGGGGCGTCCAGCCATTCTCGCTATCTTGTGGTTTCTAAGTATGGCACTGTTGATGATTTATTTGATCCAGTACTTTTTTGGGAACCTAATGAAAGCCGCGGGTAAAACACTAACCGAAAAAGCATTGCCGTCTGTAGGAGCTGGTTTTTTATTTTTTATTGCCGTACCCGTAATTACGGTACTAGCCTACGCTACGTTGGTTGGTGTGCTATTGGGTGTAATCCTTACGTTCGCCTATATAGTTGCTCTGATGCTGGCTATGGTGATAACCTCAGTTGTGGCAGCTAACGTATTGAGTATACGTTCAGGTCATCAACCCTGGAGAAGGGGACGATTAGTGTTAACCGCCTTTGGTGTATTTATTTTAATTCAGTCACTGGCAATGGTTCCGTTTATTGGCTGGCTGGCCACCCTTCTGTTAGTTACAATGGCTTTTGGAGCTATCCTGCTCAATATTAACTGGAAACAACCGACACAAATCACCACTGCCCAGATTCAGCCTGCTCTATCCTAA
- a CDS encoding universal stress protein has product MYKIVALADFSAASEHAIIFAQALLANTVADFYLVHTVEPQSTDRNVGIFKQAETPQSVAKSLQALKLTLMQQPVRTSHTYHTRVLTGNTDRAVENLLNQEHFNLIVIGLTDAGRHSFFGNQATEMIRHAKANVLIVPHMSFIQPLKQIVLATDYLSINTTQSLDFLNELTTQKAIQLTLLNIVNPDKPNLQPSESSRNYIQRALNTTKTDIYTIYDADTRHGLSAYLDSYQVDLLVMIPHHKSFFDLLTNNSLTRGMVSSLRVPLLTLYDPAMD; this is encoded by the coding sequence ATGTATAAGATAGTGGCATTAGCCGATTTTTCAGCAGCTTCCGAGCATGCTATTATTTTTGCCCAGGCACTTTTAGCCAACACGGTAGCTGATTTTTATTTAGTCCACACCGTTGAGCCCCAGTCGACCGACCGAAATGTAGGTATTTTTAAGCAGGCAGAAACCCCACAGTCAGTCGCCAAATCGTTGCAAGCACTTAAACTTACGTTAATGCAACAACCCGTTCGAACTTCACATACCTATCATACGCGCGTACTGACTGGCAATACAGACCGGGCTGTTGAGAATTTACTGAATCAGGAGCACTTCAATTTGATCGTGATTGGGTTAACTGATGCTGGAAGGCATAGTTTTTTTGGCAATCAGGCAACAGAGATGATTCGACATGCAAAAGCGAATGTGCTTATCGTTCCTCATATGTCCTTTATTCAGCCGCTTAAACAGATAGTGTTGGCCACTGATTATCTGTCCATCAATACGACTCAATCACTTGACTTTTTGAATGAACTAACCACACAGAAAGCGATACAATTGACACTATTGAATATTGTAAATCCTGATAAGCCTAATTTACAGCCATCCGAAAGCAGTCGGAATTACATTCAGCGGGCTTTAAATACAACTAAGACAGACATATACACAATTTATGACGCAGATACCCGACATGGTCTTAGTGCTTATTTAGATAGTTATCAGGTTGATCTTTTGGTGATGATTCCGCATCATAAAAGCTTTTTCGATTTATTGACGAACAATAGCTTGACCCGAGGAATGGTATCCTCACTCCGGGTTCCTCTATTAACGCTTTATGATCCTGCTATGGATTAG
- a CDS encoding substrate-binding domain-containing protein — translation MRGHLFRFLLVLLILFANGCSSRKGQTILIKGSDTEVNLVLDLAEVYMAKDPAISVAITGGGSGLGIAALLNGKTQVCNSSRPLSQDEINLARERGIDLRTTVFAMDAVAIIVNKAVGLNTISLEELATIYSGNLSNWQSVGGRIGLISLYGRQTSSGTYIYLRDKVIQRDYSPKIRELNGTAQVIEAVSQDPHGIGYVGVGYISDIPKQGIYT, via the coding sequence ATGAGAGGGCATCTGTTCCGCTTTTTGTTGGTATTGCTTATTCTTTTCGCCAACGGATGCAGCAGTCGAAAAGGACAAACAATACTGATTAAGGGTTCAGATACAGAAGTGAATCTGGTACTCGATCTGGCCGAAGTGTATATGGCAAAAGATCCCGCCATTTCGGTGGCCATTACTGGCGGTGGATCTGGGCTGGGCATTGCCGCCCTGTTGAACGGCAAAACCCAGGTGTGTAACTCATCCCGTCCACTCAGTCAGGACGAAATCAATCTAGCCCGTGAACGGGGTATTGACCTAAGAACGACTGTCTTTGCGATGGATGCAGTGGCAATTATTGTGAATAAAGCCGTAGGGCTGAACACGATTAGTCTGGAAGAGCTGGCAACAATTTATTCAGGTAACCTGTCCAACTGGCAATCAGTTGGAGGACGAATTGGACTCATTTCCTTATATGGGCGACAAACAAGCTCTGGCACGTATATTTATTTGAGGGATAAAGTTATTCAACGTGACTATTCGCCAAAAATTCGCGAATTGAATGGTACAGCTCAAGTCATTGAGGCTGTCAGCCAGGACCCCCATGGCATTGGGTATGTGGGCGTTGGCTACATCAGTGATATCCCTAAACAAGGTATCTATACATAA
- a CDS encoding Fic family protein, whose translation MPDTSIPSTLPQLLDGYRKAVTDGNTNRMNELVRLTYYSTVIEGSSLTFAQTRNLIRNGQPILDKPLTDQGRIIDHHQALEQILSMASQREPLNRNALQEVAATLMAQSGGLIYSLLSSFDTRQGDLRIDSAMVGRRIVVAAHKLPAAIDELLKGINTRIHQLHTPRQVYDLSFETHFQLLTLHPFGAGNGPMARLLMNYVQHYHQLPLSQVYVGSRAAYLSSLESSWSQKTTVPIVDFMHSQLLRLLAEGLARSADEQDLD comes from the coding sequence ATGCCAGACACCTCGATCCCTTCCACGCTGCCCCAACTTCTGGATGGCTATCGAAAGGCAGTCACTGATGGCAACACCAACAGGATGAACGAGTTGGTTCGGCTTACTTACTACTCGACGGTCATCGAAGGGTCAAGCCTGACCTTCGCTCAAACACGAAACCTGATTCGAAACGGCCAACCGATTTTAGATAAACCATTGACCGACCAAGGGCGAATAATTGACCATCACCAGGCCCTGGAGCAGATCCTGTCTATGGCCAGCCAACGCGAACCCCTCAATCGAAACGCTCTCCAAGAGGTAGCTGCTACGCTGATGGCTCAGTCGGGAGGCTTGATCTATTCCTTATTGAGCTCCTTTGATACCCGTCAGGGAGACTTACGAATTGACTCCGCCATGGTCGGTAGGCGGATAGTCGTGGCGGCTCACAAACTGCCCGCAGCCATCGATGAGCTGCTCAAGGGCATCAACACCCGCATCCATCAGCTCCACACCCCTCGGCAGGTCTATGATTTATCTTTCGAGACTCACTTCCAGTTGTTGACCCTGCACCCCTTTGGAGCGGGCAACGGTCCCATGGCCCGGCTATTAATGAACTATGTTCAGCACTACCACCAGTTACCGCTTAGTCAGGTCTATGTTGGTAGCCGAGCGGCATACCTCTCCAGCCTGGAAAGCAGTTGGAGCCAGAAAACGACGGTGCCCATTGTGGATTTTATGCATAGCCAGTTGCTAAGGCTGTTGGCAGAAGGCCTTGCCCGGTCGGCTGATGAGCAGGATTTAGATTGA
- a CDS encoding RES family NAD+ phosphorylase — translation MFTVYRTVKANYIHEPLATEGARLLGGQWNPKGYPLLYTTSSPALALVESLVHKPRVKYDKLPTLYLFTLEVADDSLTTWSPDDLPAYWNEESYERSQWILQDWLTEPTTLVAAVPSVVVPMSYNYLLHPAHSAFGRIRVVHQEPFPIERRLWHQDNAKVGYNRSRKPTIDVGQRHFWAENDNWIYSPMSTG, via the coding sequence ATGTTTACCGTTTATCGAACCGTCAAAGCCAACTACATCCATGAACCCTTGGCTACCGAAGGAGCACGGTTATTGGGTGGCCAGTGGAACCCAAAGGGATACCCCCTACTCTATACGACCTCCTCGCCTGCACTGGCCTTGGTCGAATCATTAGTGCACAAACCCCGGGTTAAGTACGACAAGTTGCCTACACTCTATCTGTTTACCCTGGAGGTGGCTGATGACTCGTTAACCACTTGGTCGCCGGACGACTTGCCTGCTTACTGGAATGAAGAAAGCTACGAACGGAGCCAGTGGATTTTACAGGATTGGCTGACTGAACCCACCACGCTAGTGGCGGCCGTACCCTCGGTGGTGGTGCCGATGTCCTACAACTATTTGCTTCATCCGGCTCATTCCGCTTTTGGCCGGATCCGTGTAGTCCATCAGGAACCTTTCCCCATTGAACGTCGACTCTGGCACCAGGACAATGCCAAAGTCGGATACAATCGTTCACGAAAACCTACAATTGATGTAGGACAAAGACATTTTTGGGCGGAGAATGATAACTGGATTTATAGCCCCATGTCAACTGGTTAG
- a CDS encoding apiosidase-like domain-containing protein: MIIVCLLLALVSLGRVIAQPQVSFPLQLSENRRYLVDSQNKPFLIKEFSAWGLIQALSEKDEAAFLDSLNQKGFNTVLCSVLSNAPSQMGGNPPYWQGISPLTLQWDFSTPNEAYFQHVDRFFKLAERKGFFVMAVPVYLGYRTDPSQGWWDEIQSKNNDTIKMRKYGQFIGKRYKDTKNIMWVAGGDNNADGPLQAYETNLIEGIRSMDRQHLWTGHFDMQQGVSWSRDHPVFGRLMDIDGEYVWTESILMEKGPQYKAELIQYANGKMTIQLDMSYEHDNPHYADNENNQWIRRKMYEGFLTGCKGTSFSSGELGNSSFWFKNWKPLMSTTGMKQVALCFRLYESRAWEKLVPDQTSEVILSGRGTFGELDYICAAKASDNSCYIMYIPRGNRTIYLNMQKMTGQPMVMHWFNPRSGQALRIGVAEPRQKFGITPPSEDDWVIVFDDPRLKLSAPGLISN, translated from the coding sequence ATGATAATAGTATGCTTACTTCTGGCGCTTGTTTCACTTGGCCGAGTTATTGCCCAACCTCAGGTATCGTTCCCCCTACAGCTCAGTGAAAACAGGCGCTACCTGGTCGACAGTCAAAACAAGCCATTCCTGATTAAAGAATTTTCAGCCTGGGGCTTAATTCAGGCCTTATCCGAAAAGGATGAAGCGGCTTTTCTGGACAGTCTCAACCAAAAAGGTTTTAATACGGTACTTTGTTCGGTTTTGAGCAACGCCCCCTCCCAGATGGGCGGCAATCCCCCCTACTGGCAAGGCATTTCGCCTTTAACCCTACAATGGGACTTCTCGACACCCAACGAAGCTTACTTTCAACATGTTGACCGATTTTTTAAACTGGCGGAACGAAAAGGTTTTTTTGTGATGGCCGTACCGGTGTACCTGGGCTATCGAACGGATCCTTCCCAGGGCTGGTGGGACGAAATACAGAGCAAAAACAATGACACAATCAAGATGAGGAAATATGGCCAGTTTATTGGCAAGCGATATAAAGACACCAAAAACATCATGTGGGTAGCCGGTGGGGATAACAATGCCGATGGGCCCTTACAGGCTTACGAAACCAACCTCATTGAAGGCATTCGATCTATGGATCGGCAGCATTTATGGACGGGCCATTTCGATATGCAACAGGGCGTCAGTTGGTCGAGGGATCACCCCGTCTTTGGTCGATTGATGGACATCGACGGCGAATACGTCTGGACCGAATCGATCCTGATGGAGAAAGGACCACAGTATAAAGCAGAATTGATCCAGTATGCCAACGGGAAAATGACCATTCAATTGGACATGAGTTATGAACACGACAATCCCCACTATGCCGACAATGAAAACAATCAGTGGATACGCCGGAAAATGTATGAAGGATTTTTAACCGGCTGTAAAGGAACCTCGTTTAGTTCAGGTGAACTAGGCAATTCCAGCTTTTGGTTCAAAAACTGGAAACCACTGATGAGTACGACTGGCATGAAGCAGGTCGCTCTGTGTTTTCGATTGTACGAGTCCAGAGCCTGGGAAAAGCTAGTGCCCGATCAAACCAGCGAGGTCATTTTGTCGGGCAGGGGTACCTTTGGCGAGCTGGATTACATCTGCGCGGCCAAAGCTTCTGACAATAGTTGTTATATCATGTATATTCCGAGAGGCAACCGGACAATCTATTTGAATATGCAAAAGATGACTGGCCAGCCCATGGTTATGCACTGGTTCAATCCCCGTTCGGGTCAAGCTTTACGCATTGGCGTAGCAGAACCCCGTCAAAAGTTTGGCATCACACCGCCCTCCGAAGACGACTGGGTGATCGTCTTCGATGATCCTAGGTTAAAGCTATCGGCTCCGGGTTTGATCAGCAACTAA
- a CDS encoding RNA polymerase sigma-70 factor, producing the protein MNHLTPFENTSDSGRHQWLRSGDTDSNASQPTFVDSELFIKQTFEIDPRKGYELLFKRYYEPLCSHAVRFVYTKEIAEDLVIEVFGQFWQKQLQHVVTTSYRAYLFTIVRHAAFAHLRKEFGREIPTEDFSDLVSDTTPSTPQQELQFNELYLKIEQVIRSLPPQSQKVFIMSRFEGKKNNIVADELQISVKTVEGHITKALSILRQALREYGCVTVLITFGYWMIEQGLKTLFSLSLGTSSLYV; encoded by the coding sequence ATGAACCACCTGACTCCGTTTGAGAATACATCTGACTCCGGTCGACATCAGTGGCTGCGATCTGGGGATACCGATTCGAATGCATCTCAACCTACATTTGTTGATTCTGAGTTATTCATTAAGCAAACGTTTGAAATCGATCCCCGAAAGGGCTATGAGTTGCTATTCAAGCGCTATTATGAACCACTTTGCAGTCATGCAGTCCGTTTTGTGTATACCAAAGAGATTGCTGAAGACCTGGTCATTGAGGTATTTGGTCAGTTCTGGCAAAAGCAACTACAACACGTAGTCACTACCTCTTATCGAGCGTATCTGTTTACCATCGTCCGACATGCCGCCTTTGCGCACTTGCGAAAAGAATTCGGCCGGGAGATTCCAACAGAAGATTTTTCCGATCTGGTTTCGGATACAACGCCAAGCACGCCACAACAGGAATTACAATTCAATGAGTTGTATCTTAAAATTGAACAAGTCATCCGTTCACTCCCTCCTCAAAGTCAGAAGGTATTCATTATGAGTCGGTTTGAGGGGAAAAAGAACAATATAGTTGCCGACGAATTACAGATTTCCGTGAAAACGGTAGAAGGACATATTACAAAAGCATTGTCCATTTTGCGTCAGGCACTTCGGGAATATGGATGCGTTACGGTGCTGATCACATTCGGTTACTGGATGATTGAGCAAGGGTTAAAGACACTTTTTTCACTCTCATTAGGAACCAGCTCGCTCTACGTATGA